From a single Stigmatopora argus isolate UIUO_Sarg chromosome 4, RoL_Sarg_1.0, whole genome shotgun sequence genomic region:
- the LOC144073660 gene encoding semaphorin-4A-like — MAVSLVTLLAAVGLHAVGTGADAGTGAAGTGADVVLPSLARSSFAFNSSDRPLSRFPLRNCTALLLSGDRLYVGARDGVFSLDATDVMVPRGQASWPPGKSDVSTCEMKRKNATADCANFVGVLQRLNASHLYACGSFAFNPHESFLDAETLAMTPPRASKGRCPFSPFERSAAVVADGELFTATTVDFFGVRPFIMRHFSKDGRPDLSQESLSMLLDEPDFVASALDSVQRKVFFFFSEVAKEFNVQQDMRVARVASVCQDDVGGARVLQKKWTTLVKSTLSCLQPFNVLLDVFSHPPAEGQDPQETRFYAIFVSQWSLRPESVVCSFSLASLRAVFEGPYRIVDADTQRWSTSVTRSSFGQCNINSSSHAKLEEVKRTFLTDGSVAPEEGGPLLVSIHQRYSRLAVTRARGADGRSHPVLFLLTENGLLHKAFISARGPRLVEEVAVLDRAGRVTAFALSPAKGVMFVGSWGGVTAVPVARCSAHATCGRCLFARDPFCGWSQSARRCLQLDREHQRPQDTPQGDDLFQLLEGGDVRNVCPGDHVDPPVKNVVAGAGEVVKLSCYKPWASSTLTWRRSPAGVLTGRGFIWSDDGGLNFLASQNTWGGYRCEAEEDGYTETVASYCVFPPSGRRLACPDAEPVLAEPVPAEPDPAEPVPAEPSSPPAAPVPAEPDPAEPVPAEPSSPLSARCERRSHYGWLVGVAVCICVLLAAISAACVRRKPDAGRVIPLHAEVDRREGRVPEMGVELEEKLKSDT, encoded by the exons ATGGCCGTCTCGCTGGTGACGCTGCTCGCCGCCGTGGGACTGCACGCCGTGGGGACGGGCGCCGACGCGGGAACCGGCGCCGCGGGGACGGGCGCCGATGTGGTCCTGCCGTCCCTCGCGCGTTCGTCCTTCGCCTTTA ATTCATCTGACAGGCCGCTGAGCCGCTTCCCGCTCCGCAACTGTACCGCGCTGCTGCTGAGCGGCGACCGCCTCTACGTGGGGGCGCGGGACGGTGTGTTCTCATTGGACGCCACCGACGTCATGGTACCCAGGGGCCAG GCGTCCTGGCCTCCGGGAAAGAGCGACGTGTCCACCTGCGAGATGAAGAGGAAAAACGCCACG GCGGATTGTGCAAATTTCGTGGGCGTTTTGCAGCGCCTGAACGCATCGCACTTGTACGCCTGCGGTAGCTTCGCCTTCAACCCGCACGAATCCTTCTTG GACGCCGAGACCCTGGCCATGACCCCCCCGCGGGCAAGCAAAGGTCGCTGCCCCTTCAGCCCATTCGAGAGAAGCGCCGCCGTGGTCGCGG ACGGAGAGCTCTTCACCGCCACCACGGTGGACTTTTTTGGGGTGAGGCCGTTCATCATGCGCCATTTCAGCAAAGATGGACGCCCGGACCTTAGCCAGGAGTCGCTGAGCATGCTGCTGGACG AACCGGATTTTGTGGCTTCCGCGTTGGATTCCGTCCAAAGGaaagtcttcttcttcttcagcgaGGTGGCCAAGGAGTTTAACGTCCAACAAGACATGCGTGTGGCGCGCGTGGCTAGCGTCTGTCAG GACGACGTGGGCGGTGCCCGGGTCCTCCAGAAGAAGTGGACCACGCTGGTGAAAAGCACCCTGAGCTGCCTGCAGCCCTTCAACGTGCTGCTGGATGTTTTCAGCCACCCGCCGGCGGAGGGCCAAGACCCCCAAGAAACGCGTTTCTACGCCATCTTTGTCTCGCAGTG GTCTCTTCGGCCCGAGTCGGTGGTTTGCTCCTTCTCGTTGGCGTCCCTCAGGGCGGTGTTTGAAGGCCCCTACCGGATCGTCGACGCCGACACGCAACGTTGGAGCACCTCGGTGACCAGGAGCTCTTTTGGGCAG TGCAACATCAATTCTTCGTCGCACGCCAAACTGGAGGAAGTCAAACGGACTTTCCTGACGGACGGAAGCGTGGCCCCGGAGGAGGGGGGCCCCCTGCTGGTGTCCATCCACCAGCGCTACAGTCGCCTGGCGGTCACCAGAGCGCGGGGGGCCGACGGCCGGAGCCACCCGGTTCTCTTCCTCCTGACGG AAAACGGGCTCCTGCACAAAGCCTTCATTTCCGCGCGGGGTCCGCGGCTCGTGGAGGAGGTGGCGGTGCTGGACCGCGCTGGGCGCGTCACGGCCTTCGCGCTGTCGCCCGCCAAG GGCGTGATGTTCGTGGGCTCCTGGGGCGGCGTCACCGCCGTCCCCGTGGCTCGGTGCTCCGCCCATGCCACGTGTGGGCGTTGCCTGTTTGCCAGGGACCCTTTTTGTGGGTGGAGTCAAAGCGCAAGGCGCTGCCTTCAATTGGATCGGGAACATCAAAGACCCCAAGACACGCCACAGGGAGATGACTT GTTTCAACTCCTGGAGGGCGGTGACGTGCGGAACGTTTGTCCCGGCGACCACGTCGACCCTCCGGTCAAGA ACGTGGTAGCGGGCGCCGGCGAGGTCGTCAAGCTCTCCTGCTACAAACCTTGGGCGTCGTCCACGTTGACGTGGCGTCGCTCTCCGGCTGGCGTTTTGACGGGGCGTGGCTTCATCTGGTCGGATGACGGCGGCCTCAATTTCTTGGCCAGCCAAAACACTTGGGGCGGGTACCGCTGCGAGGCAGAGGAAGACGGCTACACGGAAACGGTGGCTAGCTACTGCGTCTTCCCGCCCAGTGGGCGCCGTTTGGCTTGCCCGGACGCCGAGCCCGTCCTGGCGGAGCCCGTCCCGGCGGAGCCCGACCCGGCAGAGCCCGTCCCGGCGGAGCCCTCGTCACCGCCGGCGGCGCCCGTCCCGGCGGAGCCCGACCCGGCGGAGCCCGTCCCGGCGGAGCCCTCGTCACCGCTGTCGGCGCGCTGCGAAAGGCGGAGCCACTACGGCTGGTTGGTGGGCGTGGCCGTCTGCATCTGCGTCCTCTTAGCGGCCATTAGCGCGGCGTGCGTCCGCAGAAAGCCCGACGCCGGCCGCGTGATTCCGCTCCACGCCGAGGTCGACCGACGCGAGGGCAGAGTGCCAGAAATGGGGGTGGAGCTAGAAGAGAAACTGAAAAGTGACACCTGA
- the pkdc gene encoding uncharacterized protein pkdc isoform X2, whose translation MHFAREAWQPPKHLQASHPSSNGFDVSSQGASMNPEHTEAILRACGATSLRVGAKIQTLWSGYGEIVRVHLDGCERPSVVVKHVKFPRRAAATDDPAALRSHLRKVRSYEVETYWYQNYATDAKCRIPACLAACSHGDEMLIVLEDLDVAGYDQRRTSVKDGEMRACLSWLAHFHARFLGANPQGLWPVGTYWHLETRPDELAAMKECRLKANAGAVDAALNRCRFLTLVHGDAKLANFCFSPDGRDVAAVDFQYVGGGCGVKDVVYFLGSCLDERGCEEKAPALFDHYLAQLKGALDDDAGTDWAALEDEWREMFAFAWTDFRRFLLGWMPRHGKIHRYNRKLADEVLDKLASTNRDSF comes from the exons atgcattttgccCGGGAGGCCTGGCAGCCACCGAAACATCTCCAAGCCAGCCACCCCTCTTCAAACGGATTTGATGTCTCGTCACAGGGCGCCTCAATGAACCCGGAGCACACGGAAGCCATTTTGCGGGCATGCGGCGCCACTTCCCTCCGCGTGGGCGCCAAGATCCAGACGCTGTGGAGCGGCTACGGCGAGATCGTCCGCGTCCACCTGGATGGCTGCGAGCGTCCCTCGGTGGTCGTCAAGCACGTCAAGTTCCCCCGGCGCGCCGCCGCCACGGATGATCCCGCCGCCCTTCGCTCCCACCTGAGGAAGGTGAGATCCTACGAGGTGGAGACCTACTGGTACCAGAACTACGCCACCGATGCCAAGTGCAGGATCCCGGCGTGTCTGGCTGCTTGTTCCCACGGCGACGAGATGCTCATCGTGTTGGAGGACTTGGATGTGGCTGGTTACGACCAAAGGAG AACCAGCGTCAAAGACGGCGAAATGCGAGCCTGCCTGAGCTGGCTGGCCCACTTCCACGCCCGCTTCCTGGGCGCGAACCCCCAAGGCCTCTGGCCGGTGGGCACCTACTGGCACCTGGAGACGCGCCCAGACGAGTTGGCGGCCATGAAGGAGTGCCGGCTGAAAGCCAACGCCGGCGCCGTGGACGCGGCGCTCAACCGCTGCCGCTTCCTGACGCTGGTGCACGGCGACGCCAAGCTGGCCAACTTCTGCTTCTCCCCCGACGGGCGCGACGTGGCGGCCGTGGACTTCCAGTACGTGGGCGGCGGCTGCGGCGTGAAGGACGTGGTCTACTTCTTGGGCAGCTGCTTGGACGAGCGGGGGTGCGAGGAAAAGGCGCCGGCGCTGTTCGACCATTACTTGGCCCAGTTGAAAGGAGCGCTGGACGACGACGCCGGGACCGACTGGGCCGCGCTGGAGGACGAGTGGAGGGAGATGTTCGCCTTCGCCTGGACGGATTTTCGCCGCTTCCTGCTGGGCTGGATGCCGCGACATGGCAAGATCCACCGCTACAACCGGAAACTGGCCGACGAGGTCCTGGACAAGCTGGCGTCTACAAACCGGGACTCATTTTGA
- the pkdc gene encoding uncharacterized protein pkdc isoform X3, which yields MNPEHTEAILRACGATSLRVGAKIQTLWSGYGEIVRVHLDGCERPSVVVKHVKFPRRAAATDDPAALRSHLRKVRSYEVETYWYQNYATDAKCRIPACLAACSHGDEMLIVLEDLDVAGYDQRSRTSVKDGEMRACLSWLAHFHARFLGANPQGLWPVGTYWHLETRPDELAAMKECRLKANAGAVDAALNRCRFLTLVHGDAKLANFCFSPDGRDVAAVDFQYVGGGCGVKDVVYFLGSCLDERGCEEKAPALFDHYLAQLKGALDDDAGTDWAALEDEWREMFAFAWTDFRRFLLGWMPRHGKIHRYNRKLADEVLDKLASTNRDSF from the exons ATGAACCCGGAGCACACGGAAGCCATTTTGCGGGCATGCGGCGCCACTTCCCTCCGCGTGGGCGCCAAGATCCAGACGCTGTGGAGCGGCTACGGCGAGATCGTCCGCGTCCACCTGGATGGCTGCGAGCGTCCCTCGGTGGTCGTCAAGCACGTCAAGTTCCCCCGGCGCGCCGCCGCCACGGATGATCCCGCCGCCCTTCGCTCCCACCTGAGGAAGGTGAGATCCTACGAGGTGGAGACCTACTGGTACCAGAACTACGCCACCGATGCCAAGTGCAGGATCCCGGCGTGTCTGGCTGCTTGTTCCCACGGCGACGAGATGCTCATCGTGTTGGAGGACTTGGATGTGGCTGGTTACGACCAAAGGAG CAGAACCAGCGTCAAAGACGGCGAAATGCGAGCCTGCCTGAGCTGGCTGGCCCACTTCCACGCCCGCTTCCTGGGCGCGAACCCCCAAGGCCTCTGGCCGGTGGGCACCTACTGGCACCTGGAGACGCGCCCAGACGAGTTGGCGGCCATGAAGGAGTGCCGGCTGAAAGCCAACGCCGGCGCCGTGGACGCGGCGCTCAACCGCTGCCGCTTCCTGACGCTGGTGCACGGCGACGCCAAGCTGGCCAACTTCTGCTTCTCCCCCGACGGGCGCGACGTGGCGGCCGTGGACTTCCAGTACGTGGGCGGCGGCTGCGGCGTGAAGGACGTGGTCTACTTCTTGGGCAGCTGCTTGGACGAGCGGGGGTGCGAGGAAAAGGCGCCGGCGCTGTTCGACCATTACTTGGCCCAGTTGAAAGGAGCGCTGGACGACGACGCCGGGACCGACTGGGCCGCGCTGGAGGACGAGTGGAGGGAGATGTTCGCCTTCGCCTGGACGGATTTTCGCCGCTTCCTGCTGGGCTGGATGCCGCGACATGGCAAGATCCACCGCTACAACCGGAAACTGGCCGACGAGGTCCTGGACAAGCTGGCGTCTACAAACCGGGACTCATTTTGA
- the pkdc gene encoding uncharacterized protein pkdc isoform X1, with product MHFAREAWQPPKHLQASHPSSNGFDVSSQGASMNPEHTEAILRACGATSLRVGAKIQTLWSGYGEIVRVHLDGCERPSVVVKHVKFPRRAAATDDPAALRSHLRKVRSYEVETYWYQNYATDAKCRIPACLAACSHGDEMLIVLEDLDVAGYDQRSRTSVKDGEMRACLSWLAHFHARFLGANPQGLWPVGTYWHLETRPDELAAMKECRLKANAGAVDAALNRCRFLTLVHGDAKLANFCFSPDGRDVAAVDFQYVGGGCGVKDVVYFLGSCLDERGCEEKAPALFDHYLAQLKGALDDDAGTDWAALEDEWREMFAFAWTDFRRFLLGWMPRHGKIHRYNRKLADEVLDKLASTNRDSF from the exons atgcattttgccCGGGAGGCCTGGCAGCCACCGAAACATCTCCAAGCCAGCCACCCCTCTTCAAACGGATTTGATGTCTCGTCACAGGGCGCCTCAATGAACCCGGAGCACACGGAAGCCATTTTGCGGGCATGCGGCGCCACTTCCCTCCGCGTGGGCGCCAAGATCCAGACGCTGTGGAGCGGCTACGGCGAGATCGTCCGCGTCCACCTGGATGGCTGCGAGCGTCCCTCGGTGGTCGTCAAGCACGTCAAGTTCCCCCGGCGCGCCGCCGCCACGGATGATCCCGCCGCCCTTCGCTCCCACCTGAGGAAGGTGAGATCCTACGAGGTGGAGACCTACTGGTACCAGAACTACGCCACCGATGCCAAGTGCAGGATCCCGGCGTGTCTGGCTGCTTGTTCCCACGGCGACGAGATGCTCATCGTGTTGGAGGACTTGGATGTGGCTGGTTACGACCAAAGGAG CAGAACCAGCGTCAAAGACGGCGAAATGCGAGCCTGCCTGAGCTGGCTGGCCCACTTCCACGCCCGCTTCCTGGGCGCGAACCCCCAAGGCCTCTGGCCGGTGGGCACCTACTGGCACCTGGAGACGCGCCCAGACGAGTTGGCGGCCATGAAGGAGTGCCGGCTGAAAGCCAACGCCGGCGCCGTGGACGCGGCGCTCAACCGCTGCCGCTTCCTGACGCTGGTGCACGGCGACGCCAAGCTGGCCAACTTCTGCTTCTCCCCCGACGGGCGCGACGTGGCGGCCGTGGACTTCCAGTACGTGGGCGGCGGCTGCGGCGTGAAGGACGTGGTCTACTTCTTGGGCAGCTGCTTGGACGAGCGGGGGTGCGAGGAAAAGGCGCCGGCGCTGTTCGACCATTACTTGGCCCAGTTGAAAGGAGCGCTGGACGACGACGCCGGGACCGACTGGGCCGCGCTGGAGGACGAGTGGAGGGAGATGTTCGCCTTCGCCTGGACGGATTTTCGCCGCTTCCTGCTGGGCTGGATGCCGCGACATGGCAAGATCCACCGCTACAACCGGAAACTGGCCGACGAGGTCCTGGACAAGCTGGCGTCTACAAACCGGGACTCATTTTGA
- the dpy19l1l gene encoding dpy-19-like 1, like, producing MAAKSRKQAGKNDKTSTLASPSGKSSTKRAASSSSSSAAAGRDAKAANGLPGVRHRLGLTPSRAAGLGFTLFLAALSGYLHWFHLTQLFENDRHFSHLSNLEKEMAFRTEMGLYYSYYKTIIEAPTFLQGLHVIMNDRLTEYPLVINTLKRFNLYPEVVLAGGYRVYTGVMGYFGLPTKMCWSINRGEGLTPVDSCEGLGDPAYFYVACVFLLNGMMMSLFFLYGAYLSGSRLGGVVTTVCFFFNHGESTRVMWTPPLRESFAYPFLVLQMSLLTFILRTRKPSRMALVALGAATLCFMLPWQFAQFVLLTQVASLFASYILGYLSAAKMQSVLVTHLVALAACFALMFGNAMLLTSFYASSLVVIWCIVALRDRITRYFGNGLFFWVIQTLIWVVWTVQLKFLLSTILGALDDAHISGLIKSKFTSYKDFHTLMYTCAAEFDFMELETPTRYLKTLLLPVNLLLVGLIAKTIVQDVLRFLRNGGKTSHENANRNSEESSRCEVATKGELAYHSLQLLAFSVLAVLIMRLKLFLTPHMCIVSSLICSRQLLGWIGDKSKHRAAAVLVLALMAVQGVSNLRSQWGIIGEFSNMPQEELLEWIRDNTVPDAVFAGAMPTMASVKLSTGRPIVNHPHYEDAGLRERTKLVYSMYSRMSAETVRGNLNKLGVDFFVLEDSWCTRRTRPGCSMPEIWDVEDPQNNGKIPLCTLMSRNSRPHFTTVFANHIYKVLKVPKDDR from the exons ATGGCGGCCAAAAGCCGAAAGCAGGCGGGGAAAAACGACAAGACCTCCACACTCGCTTCTCCCAGCGGCAAAAGCAGCACCAAACGAGccgcctcgtcctcctcctcctccgccgccgctgGCAGGGATGCCAAAGCCGCAAACGGACTACCGGGTGTTCGGCACAGGCTGGGGCTAACTCCCTCCAGAGCGGCCGGGCTCGGATTCACGTTATTTCTCG CTGCCCTGAGCGGATATCTTCATTG GTTTCATCTGACGCAACTCTTTGAGAATGACAGACACTTCTCACACTTGTCCAACCTGGAGAAGGAAATGGCCTTTCGCACAGAAAtg GGCTTGTACTACTCGTACTACAAGACCATCATCGAGGCGCCCACCTTCTTGCAGGGCCTCCACGTGATCATGAATGACAGACTGACCGAGTACCCCTTGGTCATAAACACGCTAAAGCGCTTCAACCTTTACCCGGAG GTGGTTCTCGCCGGTGGTTACCGGGTTTACACGGGTGTCATGGGCTACTTTGGCCTTCCCACCAAAATGTGCTGGTCCATCAACAGAGGAGAAGGTCTGACACCGGTGGACAGTTGTGAAG GCTTGGGCGACCCAGCTTATTTCTACGTGGCGTGCGTCTTCCTGCTCAACGGCATGATGATGAGCCTCTTTTTCCTTTATGGCGCCTACCTCAG CGGCAGCCGACTGGGCGGCGTCGTGACGACCGTGTGTTTCTTTTTCAATCACGGCGAG AGCACCCGTGTGATGTGGACTCCTCCTCTACGGGAGAGCTTCGCCTACCCTTTCCTGGTTCTGCAGATGTCGCTGCTCACGTTCATCTTGAG GACCCGGAAACCGAGCAGGATGGCGCTGGTCGCGCTAGGAGCCGCCACGCTGTGCTTCATGCTGCCGTGGCAGTTTGCCCAGTTTGTGCTGCTCACtcaa gTGGCTTCCTTGTTTGCTTCCTACATCCTGGGTTACCTCAGTGCAGCTAAAATGCAGTCGGTGCTGGTCACTCACTTG GTCGCGTTGGCCGCCTGCTTTGCGCTCATGTTCGGGAACGCCATGCTGCTCACATCCTTTTACGCCTCGTCACTCGTCGTCATCTGG TGCATCGTAGCGTTGAGGGATCGAATCACCCGGTATTTTGGGAACGGACTATTCTTTTGG GTCATTCAAACTTTGATTTGGGTGGTGTGGACCGTTCAACTCAAATTCCTGCTGTCGACCATCCTCGGTGCTCTCGATGAC GCGCACATCAGCGGCCTGATTAAATCCAAGTTCACCAGCTATAAGGACTTCCACACACTCATGTACACGTGCGCTGCCGAGTTTGACTTCATGGAGTTAGAG ACTCCCACACGCTACCTAAAAACGCTACTGCTGCCGGTCAATTTGTTGCTGGTGGGGTTGATTGCAAAGACG ATCGTGCAGGATGTTCTCCGCTTCCTGAGGAACGGAGGAAAGACTTCTCATGAAAATGCCAATCGTAACAGCGAAGAATCTTCGAG gtgtGAAGTTGCAACTAAAGGCGAG TTGGCTTATCACAGTCTGCAACTCCTGGCCTTCAGCGTCTTAGCCGTCCTCATCATGCGCCTGAAGCTCTTCCTCACGCCGCACATGTGCATCGTGTCTTCGCTCATCTGCTCCAGACAG TTGCTGGGCTGGATCGGCGACAAGAGCAAGCACCGGGCCGCCGCCGTCCTGGTTCTGGCCCTCATGGCCGTGCAGGGTGTCTCCAACCTGCGATCTCAATGGGGCATCATCGGGGAGTTCAGCAACATGCCTCAGGAGGAGCTGCTGGAGTGGATACGGGACAACACAGTTCCTG ACGCCGTGTTTGCGGGCGCAATGCCCACCATGGCCAGCGTCAAACTGTCTACGGGTCGCCCCATCGTCAACCACCCCCACTACGAAGATGCTGGTCTGAG AGAGAGAACCAAACTGGTTTACTCCATGTACAGCCGCATGTCTGCAGAGACTGTCAGGGGAAACTTGAACAAACTGggagtggatttttttgttttggaagaTTCTTGGTGCACCAGGAGAACCAG aCCCGGCTGCAGCATGCCCGAGATCTGGGACGTGGAGGACCCCCAGAACAACGGCAAAATTCCCCTGTGCACGCTCATGTCCAGGAACTCACGGCCGCACTTCACCACCGTCTTTGCCAATCACATTTACAAAGTCCTCAAAGTGCCGAAAGACGACAGATAA
- the gbp gene encoding glycogen synthase kinase binding protein translates to MPCRKENYIFLEQSVTVDSKEVDALVTKIGEALQLHNNSGGHPKKTTCLHGLAAGVGSVVNPAGLLGGPGGTTIAATNATGAPLPKRQGCCMRLRNRGSSRASPYHIPGSSDQEWDQIKPWNKKRLHADEDDPHRLLQELILSGNLIKEAVRRLQFSGADCADFPKTADNVPC, encoded by the coding sequence ATGCCATGTCGAAAggaaaactacatttttttggagCAGTCCGTCACCGTCGACTCCAAAGAAGTGGACGCTTTGGTGACGAAAATCGGCGAGGCACTGCAGCTCCACAACAATAGCGGCGGTCACCCGAAGAAGACGACCTGCCTGCATGGACTCGCCGCCGGCGTGGGGAGCGTGGTCAACCCGGCGGGGTTGTTGGGAGGCCCCGGAGGCACGACCATCGCCGCCACCAACGCCACGGGAGCCCCGCTCCCGAAGCGGCAAGGCTGCTGCATGCGGTTGCGAAACCGCGGAAGCAGTCGGGCGAGCCCCTACCACATCCCCGGCTCGAGCGACCAGGAGTGGGACCAAATCAAACCGTGGAACAAAAAACGCCTGCACGCCGACGAGGACGACCCGCATCGCCTACTACAAGAGCTCATCCTGTCGGGTAACCTGATTAAGGAGGCCGTGAGGCGACTGCAATTCTCCGGGGCGGACTGTGCAGACTTCCCCAAGACGGCGGACAACGTGCCGTGCTGA